One window of Dermacentor andersoni chromosome 7, qqDerAnde1_hic_scaffold, whole genome shotgun sequence genomic DNA carries:
- the LOC126535421 gene encoding uncharacterized protein, with amino-acid sequence MEMRYLGLTIDNRLTWFAAVRRLRTEMRRVESAVRGLLARGDGCPASFAAALYSAVALPKVLYALPLCRVSARLWKLIDSNHRRVLRMCHGLPRSSRVAETLAETGAWPVSLTADLRALGHLERLSCAPDAGPILALIRCLPQSRVGTVCELYDSLVVDPPPVPPTWPPPHQRTPLHVCLDLPGVRSKHRTPLCAVQQEAAARIEDDLGGRTHLYADGSVLSDGSAAAACVAPELGITKQCRLYYRASSTTAELAGLHLAADILEESPHITSAAILCDSRSALQQLLLDERAPPLAQRLAVRLHALQGRCNLRLQWIPSHVGVAGNETADQLARRAHDPSTALTDRR; translated from the exons ATggaga TGCGGTACCTGGGGCTCACGATAGACAACCGCCTCACGTGGTTCGCTGCTGTGCGCCGGCTGCGCACTGAGATGCGCCGAGTGGAGAGTGCGGTGCGCGGCCTTCTCGCCCGTGGCGACGGCTGCCCTGCCTCGTTCGCGGCGGCGCTCTACTCTGCGGTGGCACTGCCGAAAGTGTTGTACGCGCTACCACTGTGTCGTGTCAGTGCCCGGCTGTGGAAGCTCATCGACAGCAACCACCGCCGAGTGCTTCGCATGTGCCACGGCCTCCCTCGCTCATCGCGGGTTGCGGAGACGCTCGCGGAAACTGGCGCGTGGCCAGTCTCTTTGACGGCTGACCTGCGTGCCCTCggccacctcgagcgcctctcctGTGCCCCGGACGCAGGACCCATCCTGGCCCTCATCCGCTGCCTGCCCCAGTCACGAGTGGGAACAGTGTGCGAACTGTATGACAGCCTGGTGGTCGACCCCCCGCCCGTACCGCCGACCTGGCCACCGCCACACCAGCGCACGCCACTTCACGTGTGTCTAGACCTCCCGGGCGTCCGCTCCAAACATCGCACGCCTCTCTGCGCTGTACAGCAGGAGGCTGCTGCCAGGATCGAGGACGACCTGGGAGGAAGGACGCACTTGTATGCCGATGGCTCCGTCCTCAGCGACGGCTCGGCGGCTGCCGCCTGTGTTGCTCCCGAACTTGGCATCACGAAGCAGTGCCGGCTCTACTACCGGGCTTCCTCTACCACCGCGGAGCTAGCTGGACTTCACCTCGCTGCGGACATCCTCGAGGAGTCGCCGCACATCACCAGCGCGGCGATTCTCTGCGATTCGAGGTCCGcgctgcagcagctgctgctcgACGAGCGCGCGCCGCCCCTTGCACAGCGCCTTGCCGTCCGTCTGCACGCACTGCAGGGGCGATGCAACCTACGCCTGCAGTGGATCCCCTCGCACGTCGGAGTCGCGGGCAACGAGACGGCGGACCAGCTGGCCAGGCGCGCACACGACCCGTCAACCGCGCTGACAGACCGG